The Apium graveolens cultivar Ventura chromosome 6, ASM990537v1, whole genome shotgun sequence genome contains a region encoding:
- the LOC141666466 gene encoding alpha-glucan phosphorylase, H isozyme, whose translation MEGTKKDNGSAAKKIPGVANPVAENPVDIASNITYHAHYTPHFSAFKFEPEQAYYAAAHSVRDRLVQQWNETYLHYHKVDPKQTYYLSMEFLQGRALTNAIGNLDIQDAYADALNELGHQLEQIVEQEKDAALGNGGLGRLASCFLDSMATLSLPAWGYGLRYRYGLFKQRITKAGQEETAEDWLEKFSPWEVVRHDVVFPVRFFGHVEVQPDGSRKWAGGEVLQALAYDVPIPGYKTKNTNSLRLWEAKAISEDFNLFQFNDGQYEAAAQLHSRAQQICDVLYPGDATENGKLLRLKQQYFLCSASLQDIIFRFKERKDGSSRPWSEFPSKVAVQLNDTHPTLAIPELMRILMDDEGLGWDEAWDVMTKTIAYTNHTVLPEALEKWSQAVMSKLLPRHMEIIEEIDKRFVAMIQSKHPELESKISGMRILDHNPKKPVVRMANLCVVSAHTVNGVAQLHSDILKNELFADYVSVWPTKFQNKTNGITPRRWLRFCSPELSQLITKWLKTDQWVTNLDLLTDLRKFADNADLHAEWESAKMANKQRLARYVLRVTGVSINPNSLFDIQVKRIHEYKRQLLNILGVVYRYKKLKEMSPEERKSTTPRTIMIGGKAFATYTNAKRIVKLVDDVGAVVNSDTEVNTYLKVVFVPNYNVSVAEMLIPGSELSQHISTAGMEASGTSNMKFALNGCLIIGTLDGANVEIREEVGEDNFFLFGATADEVPRLRQEREDGLFKPDPRFEEAKEFIRSGAFGSYDYNPLLDSLEGNSGYGRGDYFLVGYDFPSYIDAQTKVDEAYKDRKRWTKMSILSTAGSGKFSSDRTIGQYAKEIWNIEECRVP comes from the exons ATGGAGGGTACTAAAAAAGACAATGGTTCTGCTGCTAAGAAAATCCCAGGTGTTGCTAATCCAGTAGCTGAAAACCCAGTGGATATTGCATCCAATATCACTTATCATGCTCACTACACTCCTCATTTTTCGGCTTTCAAGTTTGAGCCTGAACAAGCCTATTATGCTGCTGCTCACAGTGTTCGAGATCGTCTTGTGCAG CAATGGAATGAGACCTATCTCCATTATCACAAAGTTGACCCAAAGCAGACATACTATCTGTCCATGGAGTTTCTCCAAGGCCGAGCTTTGACCAATGCAATTGGGAATTTGGACATTCAAGATGCATATGCTGATGCTTTAAACGAACTAGGTCATCAACTTGAGCAAATTGTTGAACAG GAAAAGGACGCAGCACTCGGAAATGGTGGTTTAGGAAGACTTGCTTCTTGTTTTCTGGACTCTATGGCAACACTAAGTCTGCCAGCATGGGGATATGGTTTAAGGTACAGGTATGGACTTTTCAAACAGCGGATCACAAAAGCAGGCCAGGAAGAAACTGCCGAAGACTGGCTAGAG AAGTTTAGCCCTTGGGAAGTTGTCAGGCATGATGTCGTGTTCCCAGTCAGATTCTTTGGTCATGTTGAAGTTCAGCCTGATGGATC CCGAAAATGGGCTGGTGGAGAAGTTTTGCAGGCTTTAGCATATGATGTGCCAATTCCTGGATATAAGACAAAGAACACTAACAGTCTTCGCCTTTGGGAAGCAAAAGCAATTTCTGAAGACTTTAACCTGTTCCAATTTAATGATGGACAGTATGAAGCTGCTGCACAACTCCATTCTAGAGCTCAGCAG ATCTGTGATGTTTTATATCCTGGTGATGCTACAGAAAATGGGAAGCTTCTGCGATTGAAGCAACAATATTTTTTGTGCAGTGCATCACTTCAG GACATAATTTTCAGATTCAAGGAGAGAAAAGATGGATCTTCGCGACCATGGTCAGAGTTCCCTAGCAAGGTTGCTGTGCAACTCAATGATACACACCCAACTCTTGCAATACCCGAGCTAATGAGAATATTAATGGATGATGAAGGACTTGGGTGGGATGAGGCATGGGATGTTATGACAAA GACAATTGCTTATACAAATCACACTGTCCTTCCTGAAGCTCTAGAGAAATGGTCGCAGGCTGTAATGTCTAAGCTTCTTCCACGTCATATGGAAATAATAGAAGAAATTGATAAGAGG TTTGTAGCAATGATACAGTCAAAACATCCTGAACTTGAGAGCAAAATCTCTGGGATGCGCATTTTGGATCATAATCCTAAAAAGCCAGTTGTGAGGATGGCTAATCTATGTGTGGTCTCGGCACATACG GTGAATGGTGTTGCCCAGTTACACagtgatattttaaagaatgagTTATTTGCAGATTATGTTTCGGTATGGCCTACCAAGTTCCAGAACAAGACAAATGGCATAACTCCACGTCGCTGGTTACGGTTCTGTAGTCCTGAGCTAAGTCAGCTGATTACTAAATGGTTGAAAACTGACCAATGGGTGACAAACCTTGACCTACTTACGGATCTTCGAAAA TTTGCTGATAATGCGGACCTACATGCTGAATGGGAATCCGCCAAGATGGCTAACAAGCAGCGGCTGGCTCGGTACGTATTGCGTGTCACAGGTGTGAGCATCAACCCCAATAGTCTTTTTGACATACAAGTCAAGCGCATCCACGAGTACAAAAGGCAGCTGTTAAACATTTTAGGTGTGGTCTACAGATACAAGAAATTAAAG GAGATGAGCCCTGAAGAACGGAAAAGTACCACACCACGCACCATCATGATCGGGGGGAAAGCATTTGCAACATATACTAATGCTAAAAGAATAGTCAAGCTGGTGGATGATGTTGGTGCTGTTGTCAATAGTGATACTGAGGTTAATACTTACCTAAAG GTGGTTTTTGTTCCTAATTACAATGTATCCGTAGCGGAGATGCTTATTCCGGGGAGTGAATTATCACAACATATTAGCACAGCAGGAATGGAAGCAAGTGGGACAAGCAACATGAAATTTGCACTAAATGGTTGTCTCATTATAGGAACGTTGGATGGGGCAAATGTGGAAATCAGAGAAGAAGTCGGGGAGGATAATTTCTTCCTCTTTGGGGCAACTGCGGATGAGGTCCCACGACTACGTCAAGAAAGAGAAGATGGACTG TTTAAACCAGATCCTAGATTTGAAGAAGCCAAAGAGTTTATTAGGTCTGGAGCATTTGGAAGCTACGACTACAATCCACTCCTTGATTCACTAGAGGGCAACTCTGGATATGGTCGTGGTGATTATTTCCTTGTTGGTTATGATTTTCCCAGCTACATCGACGCCCAGACAAAAGTGGATGAAGCTTACAA GGACAGGAAAAGATGGACAAAGATGTCCATTCTAAGCACAGCTGGGAGTGGAAAGTTCAGCAGTGATAGAACAATTGGTCAATATGCTAAAGAAATCTGGAATATAGAGGAGTGCCGTGTACCATAG
- the LOC141666467 gene encoding uncharacterized protein LOC141666467, with translation MSYSRRSRYSHSPSPYRKYKRSVSRSWSRSRSLSSTRSRSYDSGEVENPGNNLYVTGLSPRITKRDIEKHFSTQGKVEDVHLVVDPWSRESRGFGFVTMSSVEEAERCIKYLDRSVLEGRVIMVEKAKRRRGRTPTPGRYLGLKEVRGHRRTPSYSPYHRSRSSSFSSGRGRCRSRSYSPQYSSRGPRSHGRRRGSYSPYYRRRRSVSYSRSCSPYSRSPVSKSGYYRGYSPDDRYYRRSRYRSSSRSISPRGYRYSRKRYSRSISPRHSLRRRYSPSVSPSMSPPRRRSYSYRRGNSQDSCSSGSHSFSPSYASSYSRSPSP, from the exons ATGTCCTACTCCAGGAGATCCAG GTACTCTCACTCTCCCTCACCATACAGGAAGTACAAAAGATCAGTTTCCAGGTCTTGGTCAAGGTCTAGGTCCCTGTCTAGTACCAGATCAAG GAGCTATGATTCCGGTGAAGTTGAGAATCCAGGAAACAATCTGTATGTGACAGGATTATCTCCTCGGATTACTAAGAGGGATATAGAGAAGCATTTCTCAACTCAAGGAAAG GTGGAAGATGTCCATCTTGTAGTTGACCCATGGTCCAGAGAATCCCGGGGGTTTGGCTTTGTGACAATGTCGAGTGTGGAGGAGGCTGAGCGCTGCATCAAGTATTTAGACCGATCTGTGCTTGAAGGTCGTGTCATCATGGTGgagaag GCCAAAAGGCGCAGGGGTCGTACACCAACACCGGGGAGGTACCTTGGGCTGAAAGAAGTTCGTG GGCATCGTAGAACTCCAAGTTATTCTCCTTATCATAGGAGCCGTTCATCCAGCTTCTCATCTGGACGGGGTAGGTGCAGGAGCAGGTCATACTCCCCCCAGTACTCCAGTAGGGGACCGAGATCCCATGGGAGGCGGAGGGGATCATACTCACCCTACTACAGGCGTCGTAGATCAGTCTCCTACTCGCGATCTTGCTCCCCATACAGTAGATCCCCAGTAAGCAAAAGTGGTTATTACAGGGGCTATTCTCCTGATGACCGCTACTACAGGAGAAGCCGCTACCGCTCTTCTTCACGAAGCATTTCCCCAAGAGGGTATAGGTATTCAAGAAAGAGATATTCCCGCAGCATTTCTCCTAGGCACTCTTTGAGGAGGAGATACTCACCAAGTGTCTCTCCTAGCATGTCCCCTCCTAGAAGGAGAAGCTATTCATATAGGCGAGGAAATTCTCAGGACAGCTGTTCCTCTGGTAGCCATAGTTTCAGTCCATCTTATGCATCCTCATACTCAAGGTCGCCCTCACCTTAG